Below is a window of Arabidopsis thaliana chromosome 2, partial sequence DNA.
CCCAAGGATCAAACGGATTGTTCTCGAGATACATTTCTTGAAGAGAACTCATACCAGAGAAGAGATTCTTCGGTACAGAGGTAAAAAGATTGTCGTGTAGATTCAGAGTCTGTAAACGAGATAAGCCAGAGAGATCAGGAATAGGACCAGAGATACGATTGAGAAAAAGCTCGAGAATAACCAATTCAGAGAGACTCTGAAGATTAGTAGGAAGAGTTCCACGAATCCCTTTTTGTTTAAGCTGAATCTTAGTAACACGATTACTTCCATCGCATTGAACAGATTGCCATTTACAAGGGTTAGGGTTAGACCAATCGACGTCTGATGTAAGATTCAGACTTGATTTGAGAGATTGCATAGTCGAATCATCGAGACCGGTTTGAGAAAGTGAGAAATTGGCCAAACCCAGTaaagagatgatgaaacaGAGAGTACCCAAATGggaatttgacattttttgttggagaaagaaacagagtggAGGAGGTTAAAGGTGTCGCCTTTGAGAATTCTGAGTCTAGGGTTTTAGGGAggcattgaagaagaagaagaagaaaaggtttaCAGAGAGGAAAGGGAAAGACGAAGGAATCGGCGGAGATCGAGGAAGAtagagagacgaagaagattaAAGGTAAGAGGATCATAAAAGCATtgcctttttatttattattctcattcaaatgaaatatttattcttCTGTAATAAAATGGATGAaccataattaataaaaatgcaTACTTTAAGTTTTGCTTGTGtagagtgtgtgtgtgtgtgtgaataCAGCTGGCAAGGTGGCATAATTAGTGGTGAAAAACAATAGTGAAAATCGCCGAATAATCCATAATTATGAATAATGAGATTATCTACTAATTGtgtttataactttatattaaaaaaaaatcagaattagGAATAAGATACAAATTTTATGACATTTAGATGTTTTCAGTTTAGGtgaatatattattaacatttgtaaagtttgtaaataaaaatcacgtttgaaatattttatttatatattcaattagagaattttactttttaggaAGTTTTAACAATTGATTTGTGTCAAAATTGGtaataataaaagtaataTCTCTATGATTGAGTGTATTTCGGCATTTTTCGGACTAAACTGCTAATAATATCGATTGTCTTtcctaaatttttaaaatattttattttgtaatagaTCTTGGATTTTTGTTCACATTATTTCCATTTGCTTCTATAAAAAAAGGATATTATTTCCTCCTTATGAATATTTGTGGGACGAATACAATACGTGGAAACTTATCTGTATTTCTTAGAATAGAAAAAGCATTTAATACGGTGACGGTGGTTACCTATTGTTTAGGGTCAAAGATTAGTcgaaaattgaaatttcatCGTAACGTGCTAAAGACAGTTTAAGATTACACCgttttatttaattcattttttgacTCATTGTGTCACGACTTCGTGAGTAATTATATactttgaataaaaaaaattaaaagattaatGAGTACTTTGCATTGCATGGTCTTAATCTTCTCATGACTAATTTTGACCAAACAAgataaatgtgatttttttgcaGTCCCgacaaaaaagtttttaactgTAAAAGACAGACGCCGTGAAATCCGGAGCATATTAGCCACGCATTAATCTTCATTCGGCTGATTTTTTAACGGTCGTTATCTTACGCCGTTTACCAcaatttttaatgtttgttaGGTTGGagagttattattattacttacCAGTTTCACTCTAACCTAGaactattcttcttcttatggtATTGAATGTCTGTTTTTATTCACtagtaataaatattataactatactattttaaaaatagttatagTACGATATGTAGAAATTGGGACAtgtatattgttgttgttaatcttatagaaaaatagtaaaagtaGCTAAAGATTGGTGTATTATACGCACCAACCATATACTATAAACTCGCACGAAATGTAGATCGAACACTTGTGTACGTAGAAAGATTACGTGACAACAACAACTAGTCCACTTTGCTGTTCGTTACGGTCACACATCAACCACATTTATTTCACttacttcttttttcaatcatttctTAAATTCTCAATAATTCTAAAAATCAGATATTTGTCCAAACCTCTTTGGTGTAGTGGCACAAGGAAACTTTAACTCCTATACCtgagtttgatttttcatgaaaacaataacaaatttgtttagaAAGTCTCTCAGTTGTGATTTGGTCcaattaatttatttggtaGTTAGAAATGCAGACGGTATGATTATCCTTGGTATTAGTCGGAAGGCATTTCAAATTAGAACCTAACAGTGTGGTGATCCAATTCTACCTAAATCGGGAGAAATTCATTCTGTAGTATTTCGTTGCGTTCCTACTGAAACTGATAAAATAAGTCGATAgagtatataaaaaacaaacaaaaagtcagatattttctatatacTCTTCTTGGACAAGTTCCTAATTCTTCTCATCCTTTATAGATTACATCGAGAGATCCGATTAAAGGGTTGTTGATTGGCTTTGGTTATCTCACTCGGTTTAGTGAGATCGACGAACCAATAGTAAAACGCAGTCGTTTTTAagctttgctctgtttctgttgTTTGAAAGCTCAAGTCGTCGACTGAGCTATAGCTAATGAAGAGTTGTTTGAGCTCTTTCTCTGATCTTCGTTCAACTAGCTAACCGATTTGGTTGCTAAACAAGCTCAAAAGATGAATCAAAATGGTCTCGTCTCAAGTTATAAGAAGATGTTATATATGGAAAAGTTATTATTAGAACATTACAATGTTTAAACGACTAACCAAATCTGATACAGTACAAACGATCCCGTGGGATTAATACTTACGCTAAGATCAACACTGAACCGTCGTCTTAGACGTTGTCGTTTAACAACATACACTAGTCATGGCAAGCTACATTACTTcggtgaaagaaaaaaaaaccttcaaaatCTCTAGATTGTGAACCTACTGTATGTACAGAAACCAAAATGCATATCAATCAGCAGAATCGGTCCACTCTTCCGGCTGcggagagagaaaaaaaactcgcCGGAAGATTGGATTACGACGAAGGTGAGATAGGATTAGGTTTGAATGATTTGGCAACGGATTTATagagattctcttcttcaaaaggtTTGGAGACGTAACCATCCATCCCACTTTTCAGACATTCCTCGTAGGTCGCGTGTATCACATCCGCAGTCATCGCTAGAATCGGTAAATGCCATTCGAgatttgtcttctctttaGTTTCCTTCTCCATCATTCTTATCTGACGAGTTGCTTCAAATCTGAGAATCAATGAAgtttataaaagattttaaccGAATCCGAACCAAACCAAGTCAGTTAtaatttggcgggaaatttttcATACCGAACAATTCAAAAACCGAATAATCCAAAAATAGTATTAGTTGTGATTTAGTTACCCGTCCATCTGTGGCATTTGAATATCCATGAAGCAAGCATCGAAAGTGTGTGGAATCTGAAGCAAACCCAAAGCAACTTGACCACTCTCTGCACAAACCACTTCTGCTCCAAATTTCTTGAGAGCTCCTGCAGCTACTCTCCTGTTAACTATATTATCATCAACCACAAGAATCTTCTTCCCTGTAAGCAAGCTCTTGAGAGTTGCGGGTGATGATCCTTCTGGATGTTGTTGTCTTGTTTTTCTCAGCTCGAGAACTTGTTGCAGACACGCCCCAATCATGCTTGCTCTTAACGGTTTCATTATTACCGTATCTGCAAATCCTGCGGATTTAGCTCTGTCGAACTCCGAATTTGTGATGTTTGTTGCGAATAGAGCTAGTTTCGGAGACTTGTGATGAACGTTTCCGTTGGTTCTTGAATTCAATAAACGAATCTCTGAGTCATTATCTTCAGTTGAAATCCATGAATCTTTCTCTACTAAGATCATATCAAGTTGCGGTTTTGTTGGGAGAGGAGAACCGTTTCTTTCAAACGCAGCAGCTGCAACAACAGCGGTTTTGAGACTTGTCACGACATCAACATTGATTCCGAGTCTTTTCATATGGTATCTAGTCACAGCAGCTCTAACAGGCTTAGCATCAACAACTATAGCTTTCATTCCTTTAAAAGTAGAAGGCAAGTGTTCCACATTAGGTTTCTTCATATGGTTAATCGCACTGCATTTATCGCATTTCTCTAAAACAGCCGTGAACCAGAACGTGCTTCCAATATGAGGCCGGCTTATGAAATTTATCTGACCACGCATAAGTTCAACAAGACACTTGCTTATACTCAAACCAATACCAGTACCTCCATAGTTTCTTGAAGTCGAGCTATCTGCTTGCATAAACGGCATAAACACACGGCCTTGCGCAACTAAAGGGATTCCAATACCCGTGTCTTCGATTGAAACCATAAGCCTAACATTGCTAGAAATATCAAACTCCGATAATGACTGCTCCTCAGAGACCAAATGCTTGAATGAATCCCAGCTATTCCGACCATCAGCAGCTTCGTAACCGCTCAATGTGTTGTAACTTGACTGTTTGGAAACAACGATCATTTCTTCAGACACTCCACCATTCAATGCATTTTTCGGTTCAGATTCATCTTTTGATTGTTCCGCAAGATGGACTTTAACAAAGATATGTCCTTTCTCTGTGAACTGTCAAAAAGACAACATcttgatcaaacaaaaatcatatacacaAGCTGCCAACAAAGGCAGAGATTGAAATAGGGACTAACTTTAACCGAATTTCCAACAAGGTTTATGATTATCTGTCTAAATCTCCCTGAATCTCCTTTGACTATCTCTGGTACTTTGTCTGAAACGAAAACCGCGAGCTgccaaatttgaaatcaagaaattaGCAGCCACAACTCCAAATAGATGTATCTTTATTCCTTGGATTGAAAACTTACCTCAATGCTTTTGTTCCTTGACTCCTCAGAGAATAGAGAAAGGACATCATCCAATATTGAACGGATATCAAATGGTACTGATTCCAACTCCAGCTTTCCAGCTTCAATCTTGGCGCGATCAAGAACCTCATTTATCAATGCAATCAAAGCTTTACCACATACTTGAGCGGTTTGAGCGTAATCTCTCTGTGTCGAGCTTAGTTCTGTATCTAGGAGCATAGCAAGCATTCCTGCagaaaatttttaaaacagaatCTTTGAGGCAGTTTGAGAAACCAAAGATGAAAGGCAACAGTACTGGAATTTGTTTGAAGATGTAGTACCGAGAATGCCATTCATTGGTGTCCTGATCTCGTGAGACACGGTAGCAAGAAACTGCGATTTAGCGACATCAGCAGCTTCTGCTCGAACTTTAAG
It encodes the following:
- the WOL gene encoding CHASE domain containing histidine kinase protein (WOODEN LEG (WOL); FUNCTIONS IN: osmosensor activity, cytokine binding, cytokinin receptor activity, protein histidine kinase activity, phosphoprotein phosphatase activity; INVOLVED IN: in 7 processes; LOCATED IN: membrane; EXPRESSED IN: 30 plant structures; EXPRESSED DURING: 13 growth stages; CONTAINS InterPro DOMAIN/s: Signal transduction histidine kinase, homodimeric (InterPro:IPR009082), CHASE (InterPro:IPR006189), Signal transduction histidine kinase, core (InterPro:IPR005467), ATPase-like, ATP-binding domain (InterPro:IPR003594), CheY-like (InterPro:IPR011006), Signal transduction response regulator, receiver domain (InterPro:IPR001789), Signal transduction histidine kinase, subgroup 1, dimerisation/phosphoacceptor domain (InterPro:IPR003661), Signal transduction histidine kinase-related protein, C-terminal (InterPro:IPR004358); BEST Arabidopsis thaliana protein match is: histidine kinase 2 (TAIR:AT5G35750.1); Has 134660 Blast hits to 108037 proteins in 2975 species: Archae - 759; Bacteria - 119664; Metazoa - 32; Fungi - 2267; Plants - 2388; Viruses - 27; Other Eukaryotes - 9523 (source: NCBI BLink).), producing MRRDFVYNNNAMFNPLTTHYSSDMNWALNNHQEEEEEPRRIEISDSESLENLKSSDFYQLGGGGALNSSEKPRKIDFWRSGLMGFAKMQQQQQLQHSVAVKMNNNNNNDLMGNKKGSTFIQEHRALLPKALILWIIIVGFISSGIYQWMDDANKIRREEVLVSMCDQRARMLQDQFSVSVNHVHALAILVSTFHYHKNPSAIDQETFAEYTARTAFERPLLSGVAYAEKVVNFEREMFERQHNWVIKTMDRGEPSPVRDEYAPVIFSQDSVSYLESLDMMSGEEDRENILRARETGKAVLTSPFRLLETHHLGVVLTFPVYKSSLPENPTVEERIAATAGYLGGAFDVESLVENLLGQLAGNQAIVVHVYDITNASDPLVMYGNQDEEADRSLSHESKLDFGDPFRKHKMICRYHQKAPIPLNVLTTVPLFFAIGFLVGYILYGAAMHIVKVEDDFHEMQELKVRAEAADVAKSQFLATVSHEIRTPMNGILGMLAMLLDTELSSTQRDYAQTAQVCGKALIALINEVLDRAKIEAGKLELESVPFDIRSILDDVLSLFSEESRNKSIELAVFVSDKVPEIVKGDSGRFRQIIINLVGNSVKFTEKGHIFVKVHLAEQSKDESEPKNALNGGVSEEMIVVSKQSSYNTLSGYEAADGRNSWDSFKHLVSEEQSLSEFDISSNVRLMVSIEDTGIGIPLVAQGRVFMPFMQADSSTSRNYGGTGIGLSISKCLVELMRGQINFISRPHIGSTFWFTAVLEKCDKCSAINHMKKPNVEHLPSTFKGMKAIVVDAKPVRAAVTRYHMKRLGINVDVVTSLKTAVVAAAAFERNGSPLPTKPQLDMILVEKDSWISTEDNDSEIRLLNSRTNGNVHHKSPKLALFATNITNSEFDRAKSAGFADTVIMKPLRASMIGACLQQVLELRKTRQQHPEGSSPATLKSLLTGKKILVVDDNIVNRRVAAGALKKFGAEVVCAESGQVALGLLQIPHTFDACFMDIQMPQMDGFEATRQIRMMEKETKEKTNLEWHLPILAMTADVIHATYEECLKSGMDGYVSKPFEEENLYKSVAKSFKPNPISPSS
- the WOL gene encoding CHASE domain containing histidine kinase protein (WOODEN LEG (WOL); FUNCTIONS IN: osmosensor activity, cytokine binding, cytokinin receptor activity, protein histidine kinase activity, phosphoprotein phosphatase activity; INVOLVED IN: in 7 processes; LOCATED IN: membrane; EXPRESSED IN: 30 plant structures; EXPRESSED DURING: 13 growth stages; CONTAINS InterPro DOMAIN/s: Signal transduction histidine kinase, homodimeric (InterPro:IPR009082), CHASE (InterPro:IPR006189), Signal transduction histidine kinase, core (InterPro:IPR005467), ATPase-like, ATP-binding domain (InterPro:IPR003594), CheY-like (InterPro:IPR011006), Signal transduction response regulator, receiver domain (InterPro:IPR001789), Signal transduction histidine kinase, subgroup 1, dimerisation/phosphoacceptor domain (InterPro:IPR003661), Signal transduction histidine kinase-related protein, C-terminal (InterPro:IPR004358); BEST Arabidopsis thaliana protein match is: histidine kinase 2 (TAIR:AT5G35750.1); Has 35333 Blast hits to 34131 proteins in 2444 species: Archae - 798; Bacteria - 22429; Metazoa - 974; Fungi - 991; Plants - 531; Viruses - 0; Other Eukaryotes - 9610 (source: NCBI BLink).), yielding MNWALNNHQEEEEEPRRIEISDSESLENLKSSDFYQLGGGGALNSSEKPRKIDFWRSGLMGFAKMQQQQQLQHSVAVKMNNNNNNDLMGNKKGSTFIQEHRALLPKALILWIIIVGFISSGIYQWMDDANKIRREEVLVSMCDQRARMLQDQFSVSVNHVHALAILVSTFHYHKNPSAIDQETFAEYTARTAFERPLLSGVAYAEKVVNFEREMFERQHNWVIKTMDRGEPSPVRDEYAPVIFSQDSVSYLESLDMMSGEEDRENILRARETGKAVLTSPFRLLETHHLGVVLTFPVYKSSLPENPTVEERIAATAGYLGGAFDVESLVENLLGQLAGNQAIVVHVYDITNASDPLVMYGNQDEEADRSLSHESKLDFGDPFRKHKMICRYHQKAPIPLNVLTTVPLFFAIGFLVGYILYGAAMHIVKVEDDFHEMQELKVRAEAADVAKSQFLATVSHEIRTPMNGILGMLAMLLDTELSSTQRDYAQTAQVCGKALIALINEVLDRAKIEAGKLELESVPFDIRSILDDVLSLFSEESRNKSIELAVFVSDKVPEIVKGDSGRFRQIIINLVGNSVKFTEKGHIFVKVHLAEQSKDESEPKNALNGGVSEEMIVVSKQSSYNTLSGYEAADGRNSWDSFKHLVSEEQSLSEFDISSNVRLMVSIEDTGIGIPLVAQGRVFMPFMQADSSTSRNYGGTGIGLSISKCLVELMRGQINFISRPHIGSTFWFTAVLEKCDKCSAINHMKKPNVEHLPSTFKGMKAIVVDAKPVRAAVTRYHMKRLGINVDVVTSLKTAVVAAAAFERNGSPLPTKPQLDMILVEKDSWISTEDNDSEIRLLNSRTNGNVHHKSPKLALFATNITNSEFDRAKSAGFADTVIMKPLRASMIGACLQQVLELRKTRQQHPEGSSPATLKSLLTGKKILVVDDNIVNRRVAAGALKKFGAEVVCAESGQVALGLLQIPHTFDACFMDIQMPQMDGFEATRQIRMMEKETKEKTNLEWHLPILAMTADVIHATYEECLKSGMDGYVSKPFEEENLYKSVAKSFKPNPISPSS
- the WOL gene encoding CHASE domain containing histidine kinase protein — protein: MQCSILSQLITDMNWALNNHQEEEEEPRRIEISDSESLENLKSSDFYQLGGGGALNSSEKPRKIDFWRSGLMGFAKMQQQQQLQHSVAVKMNNNNNNDLMGNKKGSTFIQEHRALLPKALILWIIIVGFISSGIYQWMDDANKIRREEVLVSMCDQRARMLQDQFSVSVNHVHALAILVSTFHYHKNPSAIDQETFAEYTARTAFERPLLSGVAYAEKVVNFEREMFERQHNWVIKTMDRGEPSPVRDEYAPVIFSQDSVSYLESLDMMSGEEDRENILRARETGKAVLTSPFRLLETHHLGVVLTFPVYKSSLPENPTVEERIAATAGYLGGAFDVESLVENLLGQLAGNQAIVVHVYDITNASDPLVMYGNQDEEADRSLSHESKLDFGDPFRKHKMICRYHQKAPIPLNVLTTVPLFFAIGFLVGYILYGAAMHIVKVEDDFHEMQELKVRAEAADVAKSQFLATVSHEIRTPMNGILGMLAMLLDTELSSTQRDYAQTAQVCGKALIALINEVLDRAKIEAGKLELESVPFDIRSILDDVLSLFSEESRNKSIELAVFVSDKVPEIVKGDSGRFRQIIINLVGNSVKFTEKGHIFVKVHLAEQSKDESEPKNALNGGVSEEMIVVSKQSSYNTLSGYEAADGRNSWDSFKHLVSEEQSLSEFDISSNVRLMVSIEDTGIGIPLVAQGRVFMPFMQADSSTSRNYGGTGIGLSISKCLVELMRGQINFISRPHIGSTFWFTAVLEKCDKCSAINHMKKPNVEHLPSTFKGMKAIVVDAKPVRAAVTRYHMKRLGINVDVVTSLKTAVVAAAAFERNGSPLPTKPQLDMILVEKDSWISTEDNDSEIRLLNSRTNGNVHHKSPKLALFATNITNSEFDRAKSAGFADTVIMKPLRASMIGACLQQVLELRKTRQQHPEGSSPATLKSLLTGKKILVVDDNIVNRRVAAGALKKFGAEVVCAESGQVALGLLQIPHTFDACFMDIQMPQMDGFEATRQIRMMEKETKEKTNLEWHLPILAMTADVIHATYEECLKSGMDGYVSKPFEEENLYKSVAKSFKPNPISPSS